A part of Rhinoderma darwinii isolate aRhiDar2 chromosome 1, aRhiDar2.hap1, whole genome shotgun sequence genomic DNA contains:
- the COQ5 gene encoding 2-methoxy-6-polyprenyl-1,4-benzoquinol methylase, mitochondrial encodes MVAPINFVSRWCLFPWRSVSLGCQRFHQTQAPGKETHFGFQTVPEEEKGERVYHVFESVAKKYDIMNDSMSLGIHRLWKDWLVRHMNPTPGTQLLDVAGGTGDVAFRFINYIRAQREKLNRNKLDHQQNLSWSDITRSYSQEQQGLLMGSKAVICDINKEMLKVGKERSLRLGYSEGLSWVAGDAEELPFADEKFDVYTIAFGIRNVTHVEKALEEAYRVLKPGGRFLCLEFSHVNNPILARLYDLYSFQVIPVLGEVIAGDWKSYQYLVESIRRFPPQEEYKEMIEDAGFFKVTYRNLTSGVVAVHSGFKL; translated from the exons ATGGTCGCTCCTATTAATTTTGTGAGCCGCTGGTGTCTGTTTCCATGGAGGAGTGTGAGTCTCGGCTGTCAGCGCTTCCACCAGACGCAGGCCCCTGGGAAAGAGACTCACTTCGGTTTCCAGACTGTGCCGGaagaggagaagggagagagag TGTATCACGTATTTGAGAGCGTCGCTAAAAAATATGATATAATGAATGACTCCATGAGTCTGGGAATTCATCGGTTGTGGAAGGACTGGCTGGTACGTCACATGAACCCTACCCCAGGCACTCAGCTACTagatgtagcaggaggaacag GTGATGTTGCTTTTCGCTTTATTAATTATATCCGGGCACAGAGGGAAAAGTTAAACCGTAATAAACTGGATCATCAACAAAATCTATCGTGGTCGGACATCACAAGGTCTTATAGCCAGGAGCAGCAAGGCTTATTGATGGGTTCTAAGGCTGTGATCTGTGACATAAACAAGGAGATGCTAAAGGTCGGGAAGGAGAGGTCATTGCGGCTTGGTTATTCTGAAG GGCTTTCTTGGGTGGCTGGTGATGCTGAGGAACTGCCCTTTGCTGATGAAAAATTTGATGTCTACACTATTGCCTTTGGAATTCGGAATGTAACGCATGTAGAGAAA GCTCTTGAAGAAGCCTATCGTGTCTTGAAACCAGGGGGACGATTTTTATGTCTGGAATTCAGCCACGTTAACAATCCAATACTAGCCCG CCTTTATGACCTATATAGTTTCCAGGTAATCCCAGTGCTTGGGGAAGTCATTGCTGGAGACTGGAAGTCTTACCAATACCTAGTAGAGAGTATCCGACGCTTTCCTCCTCAG GAGGAGTATAAAGAAATGATTGAAGACGCTGGCTTTTTCAAGGTTACCTATCGCAATTTGACATCTGGTGTTGTGGCAGTCCACTCAGGTTTTAAATTATGA